One window from the genome of Candidatus Fermentibacter sp. encodes:
- a CDS encoding phosphoribosyltransferase family protein — protein MSFIPSASILVSRIASLVAFRVCPVCGRPSGFREAPDALCAWCIARLYPNGHPAVAVPLPGERGRILAESPFLHAGSARDLVLGLKYRGRRGLGRIAAGLMAEAGRGAAVAGCILVPMPLCPSRIGERGYNQASEIAVPLARLLGAGISDCLSRLDRPPQAGLQAVERRENVRGTFRRGREPVPEGAPLILVDDVVTTGSTLEEAARFLTGAGGDVAGALTLTYRPEFRVDIID, from the coding sequence GTGAGCTTCATCCCGTCCGCCTCGATTCTCGTCTCCAGGATCGCGTCTCTCGTGGCCTTCCGCGTCTGCCCCGTCTGCGGGCGTCCTTCCGGATTCCGGGAGGCGCCCGATGCGCTCTGCGCCTGGTGCATCGCCCGGCTCTACCCGAACGGACACCCCGCAGTCGCGGTACCGCTTCCCGGCGAACGCGGGAGGATCCTCGCAGAGAGCCCCTTCCTGCATGCCGGTTCGGCGCGCGACCTGGTCCTCGGACTCAAGTACCGCGGCAGGCGCGGCCTCGGCCGCATCGCCGCCGGGCTGATGGCGGAAGCCGGCAGAGGAGCGGCGGTTGCGGGATGCATCCTGGTCCCGATGCCGCTCTGTCCCTCGAGGATCGGGGAGAGGGGCTACAACCAGGCTTCGGAGATCGCCGTCCCGCTCGCCCGTCTGCTGGGCGCCGGGATCTCGGACTGCCTGTCGCGCCTGGACAGGCCTCCCCAGGCCGGGCTCCAGGCAGTCGAACGCAGGGAGAACGTCCGGGGGACCTTCAGGCGCGGCAGGGAGCCCGTACCGGAGGGAGCCCCGCTCATCCTGGTGGACGACGTCGTGACCACCGGGAGCACACTGGAGGAGGCGGCGCGATTCCTCACCGGAGCAGGGGGCGATGTCGCGGGAGCGCTCACGCTGACCTACCGCCCCGAGTTCCGGGTTGATATCATCGACTGA
- a CDS encoding FtsW/RodA/SpoVE family cell cycle protein, protein MTAAKTDRLMLAALAAILVCGLLAVYSASRAVPGESIFVKQVFWVVIGVLTFILGSSLALRLIEEFAYIFLAGVCLLLLLTVFFGGGPAGRWLILGPLRIQPSEFAKIAIIVAASRAFADLRARPRKYGVLLLFLGASPAILLTWLQPDLGTAAATVIILLLLTWWAGYGPDWIFLVVSPVFAALSSTRLAFWLVFTALLVIILLRRKASIPVWILMLGGNTLIAAFTPVVWNLLHPYQQARLTTFLNPAADPHGAGWNVIQSEVAAGSGGLWGQGYLMGAQKGLAFLPARHTDFIFSVWAEELGFFGSLVLLSAFGLLAFRLLRAARISMSPFRSTLAAGCACYFMVHLFINIGMTLGIMPVTGLPLVLVSYGGSHMLSAMFIAGLGMNVARNWREL, encoded by the coding sequence ATGACGGCGGCGAAGACCGACCGCTTGATGCTGGCCGCCCTCGCAGCCATCCTCGTCTGCGGGCTCCTGGCCGTCTACTCGGCGTCGAGAGCGGTCCCGGGCGAGTCCATCTTCGTCAAGCAGGTGTTCTGGGTGGTCATCGGGGTGCTCACCTTCATCCTCGGCTCCTCGCTGGCGCTCAGGCTGATCGAGGAATTCGCCTACATCTTCCTGGCAGGGGTCTGCCTGCTCCTTCTGCTGACGGTATTCTTCGGCGGCGGGCCCGCCGGCAGGTGGCTGATCCTCGGGCCCCTGAGGATACAGCCCTCGGAGTTCGCCAAGATCGCGATCATCGTTGCAGCCTCGCGCGCCTTCGCCGACCTGAGGGCCCGCCCCAGGAAGTACGGAGTCCTCCTCCTGTTCCTCGGAGCCTCGCCCGCGATCCTCCTGACATGGCTGCAGCCCGACCTGGGCACGGCGGCCGCGACCGTGATCATCCTGCTTCTGCTGACATGGTGGGCCGGGTATGGTCCCGACTGGATCTTCCTCGTGGTCAGCCCCGTCTTCGCGGCCCTCTCGTCCACGCGCCTGGCGTTCTGGCTCGTCTTCACCGCGCTGCTCGTCATAATCCTGCTCAGGAGGAAGGCCTCGATTCCCGTATGGATCCTGATGCTCGGGGGTAACACCCTCATCGCCGCGTTCACGCCCGTGGTGTGGAACCTGCTGCATCCCTACCAGCAGGCCAGGCTGACCACCTTCCTCAACCCCGCAGCCGATCCGCACGGGGCGGGATGGAACGTGATACAGTCCGAAGTGGCGGCGGGATCGGGCGGGCTGTGGGGGCAGGGCTACCTCATGGGTGCGCAGAAGGGGCTCGCCTTCCTCCCGGCGCGCCATACTGACTTCATCTTCTCCGTGTGGGCGGAGGAGCTGGGATTCTTCGGATCGCTCGTCCTCCTGTCCGCCTTCGGCCTGCTGGCCTTCCGGCTGCTCAGGGCGGCCAGGATCTCGATGAGCCCGTTCAGGTCGACCCTGGCGGCGGGTTGTGCCTGCTACTTCATGGTGCACCTGTTCATCAACATCGGGATGACCCTGGGCATCATGCCGGTCACCGGCCTGCCGCTGGTCCTCGTGAGCTACGGCGGGAGCCACATGCTCTCGGCCATGTTCATAGCAGGGCTCGGCATGAACGTGGCGCGGAACTGGAGGGAGCTCTAG
- a CDS encoding prolipoprotein diacylglyceryl transferase, with amino-acid sequence MFPVLFRLGSVPVNSYGLALAISFLLGVKLASVRAARLGFRPADIADLGVWVMMAAIAGSRAFYVVTHLSEFSGHWLDVIAIWKGLYGLSMLGGVLLAMATAFVYIAVRRWDAMKLADAAIPSFMLGNFITRIGCFLNGCCFGSPTSCGLGVTFPEGSLPWSVFGNAHLHPVQIYDSMAGLFILAVLLLADRRPHFRGFLFVLFLGLYGATRFGMEEFRFFDHATNDLLGYSVFAGRSGITDNQLISLLMVAASFITAPILILRDGAAGRARTAAAARPAS; translated from the coding sequence ATGTTCCCGGTGCTCTTCAGACTCGGGTCCGTCCCCGTCAACAGCTACGGCCTGGCTCTGGCGATATCGTTCCTGCTGGGCGTGAAGCTCGCCTCGGTGCGGGCGGCCAGGCTCGGCTTCAGGCCTGCCGACATCGCCGACCTCGGGGTCTGGGTGATGATGGCCGCCATAGCCGGCTCGAGGGCGTTCTACGTGGTGACCCACCTGTCGGAGTTCAGCGGGCACTGGCTCGACGTGATCGCGATCTGGAAGGGGCTGTACGGCCTGAGCATGCTCGGAGGCGTGCTGCTGGCGATGGCGACCGCCTTCGTGTACATAGCGGTCAGGAGATGGGATGCGATGAAGCTGGCCGATGCCGCCATCCCCTCCTTCATGCTCGGCAACTTCATCACCAGGATAGGCTGCTTCCTCAACGGATGCTGCTTCGGCTCGCCCACCTCCTGCGGCCTGGGAGTGACGTTCCCCGAAGGCTCGCTGCCCTGGTCGGTCTTCGGGAATGCCCATCTCCATCCCGTGCAGATCTACGACTCCATGGCAGGCCTGTTCATCCTGGCGGTGCTCCTCCTGGCGGACAGGCGGCCGCACTTCAGGGGCTTCCTGTTCGTGCTGTTCCTCGGGTTGTACGGAGCCACCCGGTTCGGCATGGAGGAGTTCAGGTTCTTCGACCACGCGACCAACGATCTGCTCGGCTACAGCGTGTTCGCCGGGAGATCCGGGATCACGGACAACCAGTTGATAAGCCTCCTCATGGTGGCTGCATCATTCATCACGGCACCCATCCTGATCCTGAGAGATGGCGCGGCAGGCAGGGCGCGCACGGCGGCGGCCGCGAGGCCGGCCTCCTGA
- a CDS encoding penicillin-binding transpeptidase domain-containing protein, translated as MRLSEPASGAGRPAAGFAILFLLMLLGLSARLFYLQSVKGDYYRSISTSNHIRVIYRPAPRGVVRDRNGIVLVDNEPSFAVAAVPSEFDPAGIPEVASLLGMPQDTLAARLASASARPYRPFVLCDDMSVEEISPIAENLHRFGGLLIDVVPRRRYTFGHEFCHIVGYVGESREEGAFEGEMTGISGLESELDYFLAGQPGYRRQVVDAVGRVVSEFEGSGEVAPVPGHDLTLTIDSRLQILTCAILEEETAPGAAVVIDYTTGEILCLASSPGYDPQEMSDGISTAAWQTISQDPERPMFCRAWAARYPPGSIFKLVSAAYLLENGFVTADFRPDPCYGSYHLGGNDFGCWSVHGRLAMVDALAQSCDVYFYRNIQLGSLDGLAAFARGFGMGGRLTEILPGESSGLVPDRALLDSLYGPGGWGLGNLLNVSIGQGELLVTPLQMAAMAGVFASGGEMPGLRLVREIPEAPAPWRQLDLSAGTVATVVEGMREAVDSSSGTLSSLDGLPWAFYGKSGTAESSAGDHAWVVGFIREPMPLAVAVVVEHGGHGGAVAAPIVSRILLGYLGESR; from the coding sequence ATGAGGCTGTCTGAACCGGCGTCTGGCGCCGGGCGTCCGGCGGCGGGCTTTGCGATCCTGTTCCTGCTCATGCTCCTGGGCCTGTCCGCGAGGCTGTTCTACCTCCAGTCCGTGAAGGGCGACTACTACAGGAGCATCTCCACCAGCAACCACATCAGGGTCATCTACAGGCCCGCCCCGCGGGGTGTGGTCAGGGACAGGAACGGGATAGTCCTCGTCGACAACGAGCCGTCGTTCGCGGTGGCAGCGGTGCCGTCCGAGTTCGATCCGGCCGGCATCCCCGAGGTCGCCTCCCTCCTGGGCATGCCGCAGGACACACTCGCGGCCAGGCTTGCATCGGCCTCCGCCAGACCCTACCGGCCGTTCGTCCTGTGCGACGACATGTCCGTGGAGGAGATCAGCCCCATCGCCGAGAACCTCCACCGCTTCGGCGGCCTTCTCATCGACGTCGTTCCGCGGCGCCGCTACACCTTCGGCCACGAATTCTGCCACATCGTGGGATATGTCGGCGAGAGCAGGGAGGAAGGCGCCTTCGAGGGCGAGATGACAGGCATCTCCGGCCTCGAGAGCGAACTCGACTACTTCCTCGCCGGACAGCCCGGCTACAGGAGGCAGGTCGTCGACGCCGTGGGCAGGGTGGTGAGCGAGTTCGAGGGTTCGGGCGAGGTCGCCCCCGTGCCCGGCCACGATCTCACCCTGACGATCGATTCCCGCCTCCAGATCCTCACCTGCGCCATACTCGAGGAGGAGACCGCTCCCGGCGCAGCGGTGGTGATCGACTACACCACGGGCGAGATCCTCTGTCTCGCATCGAGCCCCGGGTACGACCCCCAGGAGATGTCGGACGGCATCAGCACCGCCGCCTGGCAGACGATCTCCCAGGATCCCGAGAGGCCGATGTTCTGCAGGGCCTGGGCCGCAAGGTATCCGCCGGGTTCGATCTTCAAGCTCGTATCCGCAGCCTATCTGCTCGAGAACGGATTCGTCACGGCCGACTTCAGGCCGGATCCCTGCTACGGATCCTATCATCTCGGCGGAAACGACTTCGGATGCTGGTCCGTGCACGGCAGGCTCGCGATGGTCGACGCCCTCGCCCAGTCCTGCGACGTGTACTTCTACCGGAACATCCAGCTCGGGTCGCTGGACGGCCTGGCAGCCTTCGCCCGCGGTTTCGGCATGGGCGGCAGGCTCACGGAGATACTCCCGGGCGAGAGCAGCGGGCTGGTGCCCGACCGCGCCCTGCTCGACAGCCTCTACGGACCGGGGGGATGGGGGCTCGGCAATCTCCTCAACGTGTCGATAGGGCAGGGCGAGCTGCTGGTCACTCCGCTGCAGATGGCCGCCATGGCGGGAGTCTTCGCATCGGGCGGGGAGATGCCCGGGCTCAGGCTGGTGCGCGAGATACCCGAAGCCCCCGCACCCTGGAGGCAGCTCGACCTCTCGGCAGGAACGGTGGCCACGGTAGTGGAGGGCATGCGCGAGGCCGTCGACAGCAGCTCCGGCACGCTCTCGTCCCTGGACGGTCTTCCCTGGGCCTTCTACGGCAAGAGCGGAACGGCCGAGAGCTCCGCCGGCGACCATGCCTGGGTGGTCGGATTCATCCGCGAGCCCATGCCCCTTGCCGTGGCGGTGGTCGTGGAGCACGGAGGCCACGGGGGCGCGGTGGCCGCGCCGATAGTCTCGCGGATCCTGCTCGGTTATCTGGGGGAGAGCCGATGA